The DNA region GGACGAGCTTACGCCGCACATTGGCGTCCTTCATGCTCTGCGCCAGCCGCGACGGGTTGCGCTGCGCGAGCTCTCGCACGGTAGTGACGCCGGCGGCGCGGACCAGCCCGACCTTCGCCTTGCCCATGCCGGGAATCCGCATGTAGTCGGAGATGTTGGCCCATTCGAGCAATTGTTGTTCGCTGATCCCGGTCTTGGCGGCGAGCGCCTTGCGTCCCTTGACGGTGCGGGCGGCTTCAAGCAATGCGTCGGTCGTGCGGATACCCTGCGATTTCAGTTTGGTGGCGCAATAGGCGGACAGGCCTTCGATCTCGGAGAGGGGGTATGTCATGATACTCGTATGCAGGTAACAGGTAGAAGGGAGCGCGCGCAGGGGCGTTGGGAAAGTGCTTCAGGCAAACTGGCTGAGGCCCGGCGTCCCCGAGATGATCTCGCCCATTTGATCCGCTCCGATTTTGTCGCGGCCGAACCTGAAAAGTTCACGCGCGACGTTTTGAATTTCACCCATGCTCAGGCCAAGCGCCATCAGCCGGGTGCCGACAGCCATCAGGCCGCCGCCCATCAACCGCGATAGGCCACCGCTGTTGTTGGAGGCGGCGATTGCCGCTTCGGCGCCGGGGATTTGGTCGATCAGAGCCTGAACTTTGTCGGAAGGTCCCTCGTTACGGAGGAAACCCAGAACGATGCCGATGGTTTTTTCAGCGACAGCGCCGTCGATGCCGGCCTTCGCGGCCAGCTGTCCAACCAATTCATCCATCTTGCCCCGCCTCAACCGGACTTTGCCGGGTCGTTCTTGAAGATTTATCTTGAGCGCCTGTGTCACGAAATACAAGCGATCCGCGCATTTCAGTTCGTTTTCTTTTTCGATCGCGTCGTGACTGTGGCCTCGCTGCAAGAGTGAGCGGCGGATTCACACCATCTTGTCGCATTGCGCAATGCCTTTCGTCACTCGCCGGGAATAAAAATATGAGGAACTACGGGAGCGACAAATACGTCAGCATGCGCTGACGGTTTCAATCGACCGGCAAGATGCAATATGATGCCACTGGTTCGGTAGCGAACCTGGCTCTAGGTTTCGAACCGGGCTCGACGCATCGAACCGGGTTCGATGATCGAAACGATCTAAATTTGCGTGAAGAGGCGAAGTGATGGCGACCTCCGACAACAAGTTGGCCGATACCGACGAGCGAATTTTTATCGGCAAAGGTGAGGAGACAGCCTGGCTGACGCTGGCGCTGGCCAACCGGCATGGCCTCGTCACCGGTGCAACCGGAACCGGCAAGACCGTCTCGCTTCAAGTCATGGCTGAAGGATTTGCGCGCGCCGGCGTTCCGGTTTTCGCCGCCGACATCAAGGGCGATCTCTCCGGTATCTCCGAGGTCGGCGAGGCCAAGGATTTTATCCTGAAGCGCGCCCAAGAGATGGGCTTGACCTTCCAGCCCGATCAATTCTCGACCGTGTTCTGGGACGTGTTCGGCGAGCAGGGCCATCCGGTGCGTGCCACCGTTACCGAGATGGGACCGCTGTTGCTGTCGCGGATGCTCGATCTGAACGACGTGCAGGAGGGCGTGCTCAACGTTGCCTTCCGCGTCGCCGACGAGAATGGCCTCGCGCTGATCGACATGAAGGATCTGCGCGCCCTGCTGGATGCGATCGCGCCCGACAGCAGCAAGAAGGGCGCCGACGACGGCGAAGATCCGCTGGCGTCGATCCGCAAAGCCGCGCAGGGCTACGGCAACGTGTCCAAGGCGACGGTCGGAACGATCCAGCGTCAGCTGCTGGTGCTCGAGAACCAGGGCGGCGCGAAGTTCTTCGGCGAGCCCGCGCTGACGCTGAAGGATTTCATGCGGACCGACCGCGACGGCCGCGGCATGGTTAATATCCTCGTCGCCGACAAGCTGATGCAGAGCCCGCGGCTTTACGCCACGTTCCTGCTCTGGATGCTCTCGGAATTGTTCGAGGAATTGCCGGAGGCCGGCGACCTGCCGAAGCCGAAGCTGGTGTTCTTCTTCGACGAGGCGCATCTGCTATTCACCGACGCGCCAAAGGCGCTGATGGACAAGATCGAGCAGGTGGTGCGGTTGATC from Bradyrhizobium sp. B124 includes:
- a CDS encoding helicase HerA-like domain-containing protein, coding for MATSDNKLADTDERIFIGKGEETAWLTLALANRHGLVTGATGTGKTVSLQVMAEGFARAGVPVFAADIKGDLSGISEVGEAKDFILKRAQEMGLTFQPDQFSTVFWDVFGEQGHPVRATVTEMGPLLLSRMLDLNDVQEGVLNVAFRVADENGLALIDMKDLRALLDAIAPDSSKKGADDGEDPLASIRKAAQGYGNVSKATVGTIQRQLLVLENQGGAKFFGEPALTLKDFMRTDRDGRGMVNILVADKLMQSPRLYATFLLWMLSELFEELPEAGDLPKPKLVFFFDEAHLLFTDAPKALMDKIEQVVRLIRSKGVGVYFVTQNPIDVPDKVLAQLGNRVQHALRAFTPRDQKAVAAAAQTFRPNPKLDTARVIMELAKGEALVSFLEGGGTPSMVERVMVRPPSARIGPITPEERKAIMDASPVKGKYDTAIDAESAYEIIQKRLAGTATPAGGTGGEGGGILGQIGAIAATIFGTNVKRGRLSTGQVIARNVTRSVTDKVVGGVVADLGKSVGGSVGGSIGRALVRGALGGILRR
- a CDS encoding DUF4332 domain-containing protein, yielding MTYPLSEIEGLSAYCATKLKSQGIRTTDALLEAARTVKGRKALAAKTGISEQQLLEWANISDYMRIPGMGKAKVGLVRAAGVTTVRELAQRNPSRLAQSMKDANVRRKLVRVMPSEKSVELLIEQARKLPLKITY